A region from the uncultured Holophaga sp. genome encodes:
- a CDS encoding aspartyl protease family protein has translation MRFLAPLVLLISVSALCREADVFDARIRGAEAVVARFYRGERPRETRRRLNERVDAFNARVEQWNARLGEARAAVEAGRGPMGELEGQVAALDRRLASHAQSPDGESPSPRPQLLEQRNALVLRYNRLAEGIRTRAEAYDALAAQSQRELGQEREQLQGAQDALAARVAAFESFRRDGGDLLFFRQLNALLAEIRERIRNRGEAAGLAGDLARVRALRRELASWAAAEEAEQGNGLILVEGRVGDEPCWFILDTGAQRVCVSPELILAAGFGAFLGKESTLVLAGGVKIRGREIELPEVSLCGQRVSAVAGSAVPASEVGVDGLLGQSFLRSFVYTIDSAAPSPLQLLRRVGAAPPS, from the coding sequence ATGAGGTTCCTTGCCCCCCTGGTTCTCCTGATCAGCGTGTCCGCTCTGTGCCGCGAGGCGGATGTCTTCGATGCCCGCATCCGGGGGGCCGAGGCCGTGGTGGCGCGGTTCTACCGGGGAGAACGTCCCAGAGAGACCCGTCGGCGTCTCAATGAGCGGGTGGATGCCTTCAATGCCAGGGTGGAACAGTGGAACGCCCGCCTGGGTGAGGCCAGGGCTGCCGTCGAGGCCGGGAGAGGGCCCATGGGGGAGCTGGAGGGGCAGGTGGCCGCTCTGGACCGCAGGCTCGCCTCCCATGCCCAGAGTCCGGATGGGGAGTCTCCCAGCCCTCGCCCTCAACTGCTGGAACAACGCAACGCCCTGGTCCTCCGCTACAACCGGCTGGCAGAAGGGATCCGGACCCGGGCGGAGGCCTATGATGCCCTGGCCGCGCAGAGCCAGCGGGAACTCGGTCAGGAGCGGGAGCAGCTCCAGGGGGCCCAGGATGCCCTGGCTGCCCGGGTGGCGGCCTTTGAGTCCTTCCGGAGGGATGGCGGGGATCTGCTCTTCTTTCGGCAGCTCAATGCCCTGCTGGCGGAGATCAGGGAGCGGATCCGCAATCGGGGGGAAGCGGCAGGTCTGGCAGGGGATCTTGCCAGGGTCCGGGCGCTCCGCAGGGAGCTGGCCAGCTGGGCGGCGGCTGAGGAGGCCGAGCAGGGCAACGGCCTGATCCTCGTGGAGGGCAGGGTGGGGGACGAGCCCTGCTGGTTCATCCTCGACACCGGAGCCCAGAGGGTCTGTGTCAGTCCGGAGCTCATCCTCGCTGCCGGCTTCGGAGCGTTTCTGGGAAAAGAGTCCACCCTGGTGCTGGCTGGTGGGGTGAAGATCCGCGGGCGGGAGATCGAACTGCCCGAGGTGAGTCTTTGTGGGCAGCGGGTGAGCGCTGTCGCAGGCTCGGCCGTTCCTGCCTCCGAGGTGGGGGTCGATGGGCTCCTGGGGCAGAGCTTCCTCAGGAGTTTCGTCTATACCATCGACAGTGCGGCGCCGTCCCCACTGCAGCTTCTGCGCAGGGTGGGTGCGGCGCCCCCTTCCTGA
- the hisC gene encoding histidinol-phosphate transaminase: MSRFWSKVVHQLTPYVPGEQPKLANLVKLNTNENPYGPSPRVLEAIQAATADTLRLYPDPNADQLRQAIADFYAAQGIRPEQVFVGNGSDEVLALVFLALLKHDRPLLFPDITYSFYPVYCGLYDIPYETVPLDEAFQIRIRDYERPCGGIIFPNPNAPTGRWLGLAELEQLLVTHPDTPVVIDEAYVDFGCESAVGLVDRYPNLLVIHTLSKARSLAGLRMGFAIGSRELIEALERVKNSFNSYPIDRLAMAGAMAAMEDRAYFEQTRHAIMDAREALVRDLEALGFEVLPSVANFIFARHPREEGATLAARLRERSIIVRHFKLPRIDAFLRITIGTPEQCRILVNALREILA, translated from the coding sequence ATGAGCCGATTCTGGAGCAAGGTTGTCCACCAGTTGACCCCCTATGTGCCCGGGGAGCAGCCCAAGCTGGCCAACTTGGTGAAGCTGAACACCAATGAGAACCCCTATGGCCCCTCTCCACGGGTTCTGGAGGCCATCCAGGCGGCAACAGCCGACACCCTGAGGCTCTATCCGGACCCCAACGCAGATCAGCTCCGTCAGGCCATTGCCGACTTCTACGCTGCGCAGGGTATCCGCCCCGAGCAGGTCTTCGTGGGCAACGGGTCCGATGAGGTCCTCGCTCTGGTTTTTCTGGCCCTGCTCAAGCACGACCGGCCCCTCCTCTTCCCGGACATCACCTACAGCTTCTATCCGGTCTACTGCGGGCTCTACGACATCCCCTACGAGACGGTGCCCCTGGATGAGGCCTTCCAGATCAGGATCCGGGACTACGAGCGGCCCTGCGGCGGCATCATCTTCCCCAACCCCAATGCCCCCACCGGGCGCTGGCTGGGGCTTGCCGAGCTGGAGCAGCTCCTGGTGACCCACCCCGACACCCCGGTGGTCATTGATGAAGCCTATGTTGACTTCGGGTGCGAGTCCGCGGTGGGGCTGGTGGACCGCTACCCGAACCTCCTGGTGATCCACACCCTCTCCAAGGCCCGCTCCCTGGCCGGGCTCCGTATGGGCTTCGCCATTGGCAGTCGGGAGCTGATCGAGGCGCTGGAGCGCGTGAAGAACAGCTTCAACTCCTACCCCATCGACCGCCTCGCCATGGCCGGGGCCATGGCCGCCATGGAGGACCGGGCCTACTTTGAGCAGACCCGGCACGCCATCATGGACGCCCGGGAGGCCCTGGTGCGGGACCTCGAGGCCCTGGGTTTTGAAGTCCTCCCCTCGGTGGCCAACTTCATCTTCGCCCGGCACCCTCGGGAGGAGGGCGCCACCCTTGCAGCGCGGCTCCGGGAGAGGAGCATCATTGTCCGGCACTTCAAGCTGCCCAGGATTGACGCCTTCCTGCGGATCACCATCGGTACCCCTGAACAGTGCCGGATCCTGGTGAATGCCCTTCGGGAGATCCTGGCCTGA
- a CDS encoding immunoglobulin domain-containing protein: MKQPLRLPLVMAAGVIMATLLTACSGSKSAPTITSQPESLSTVVGRTVEIDMTAKGKPSPDYLWYKDGTAITSQTTDTCTISEAKLSDAGDYTVVVSNSQGSVTSNAATLTVLPVPDILHPFGIAIASDNTLYVSDSVRHTVHKVTSDGTGTVLAGTLNYSGSTDATGTSAKFYSPQGLALDEAGTYLYVADYDNDTIRRVDTSTGEVTTFAGSAGVAGSLDATGTAARFYHPVGLAFDATYSYLYVSDSGNHTIRRISMSDVSVSTFAGTAGTAGSTNGSSGLLSSPNSLAVDGSGNVYVADYGNSVIRKITSTGILSTLAGDAGDTGTADGTGTSAHFYWPVGLAINASGDLLVADTHNHAVRKITTAGVVTTFAGTKGSSGNEDDTGTDAYFYLPMCICVDSTGVAYVTDYGNSLIRTISTAKVVGTVTSPVD; the protein is encoded by the coding sequence TTGAAACAACCCCTCCGCCTTCCCCTCGTCATGGCCGCCGGCGTGATCATGGCGACCCTGCTGACCGCCTGCAGCGGGTCCAAGTCCGCCCCCACGATCACCAGCCAGCCTGAAAGCCTCTCCACGGTGGTCGGCAGGACGGTGGAGATCGACATGACCGCCAAGGGGAAGCCCAGTCCGGACTACCTTTGGTACAAGGACGGCACGGCCATCACCAGCCAGACCACCGACACCTGCACCATCAGTGAAGCCAAGCTCAGCGATGCGGGCGACTACACCGTGGTGGTGAGCAACAGCCAGGGGAGCGTCACCAGCAATGCCGCCACCCTGACAGTACTGCCGGTGCCCGACATCCTGCACCCCTTCGGTATCGCCATCGCCAGCGACAACACCCTCTATGTCTCTGACTCGGTGCGCCACACCGTCCACAAGGTCACCAGCGATGGCACCGGGACCGTCCTGGCTGGCACCCTGAACTACTCAGGCAGCACCGATGCCACCGGCACCTCCGCCAAGTTCTACAGCCCCCAGGGACTGGCCCTGGACGAAGCCGGTACCTACCTCTACGTAGCCGATTACGACAATGACACCATCCGCCGGGTGGATACCTCCACCGGCGAGGTGACGACCTTCGCAGGGTCAGCGGGTGTCGCTGGGAGCCTCGACGCCACCGGTACTGCAGCCCGTTTCTACCATCCCGTGGGGCTCGCCTTTGATGCCACGTACAGCTACCTCTATGTATCAGACTCCGGCAATCACACGATCCGCCGGATCTCCATGAGCGACGTCTCCGTTTCCACCTTCGCCGGGACCGCTGGCACTGCAGGCAGCACCAATGGCAGCAGCGGGCTCCTCAGCAGCCCCAACAGCCTGGCCGTGGACGGAAGCGGCAACGTCTATGTGGCGGACTACGGCAACTCGGTGATTCGCAAGATCACTTCCACCGGCATCCTCTCCACGCTAGCCGGCGATGCCGGCGACACCGGCACCGCCGATGGCACAGGCACCTCGGCCCACTTCTACTGGCCGGTGGGCCTCGCCATCAATGCCAGCGGCGATCTCCTGGTGGCCGACACCCACAATCACGCAGTCCGCAAGATCACCACTGCGGGGGTTGTGACCACCTTCGCCGGTACCAAGGGCAGCTCCGGCAACGAGGACGACACCGGCACGGACGCCTACTTCTACCTGCCCATGTGCATCTGCGTGGACAGCACCGGAGTCGCCTACGTCACCGACTACGGCAACAGCCTGATCCGCACCATCAGCACCGCCAAGGTCGTCGGAACCGTCACCAGCCCCGTGGACTGA